The Mesomycoplasma ovipneumoniae genome window below encodes:
- a CDS encoding putative immunoglobulin-blocking virulence protein — MRLSILPRVSKRKQTILLATTPAIIATLVIGLSQQLNPYTGEIPRPQIVFSPQDRNEILKEPEKPVQTEIAKPEVTKIDVPKPVEVETPKPEPKPVTSTPKKAIIAPINQPRVEPRPIPREEPKVISPSQTQVNSNLERLKAIALARYSQAIDNSIKEAKAKIAGFQQEIDEINRIYDNHFDDPRYNRDLRSTKVEWENFRIQKLRTFIGSNAPAYQLERTQSDLKILEQLKQTKKSFNQEEIKMLLRGMLPSVDSPYVWGYENESDNPVLNRLKEANKKRLINIPSWASRTPGTISDLSYEGWDRSDISSQFSGIDNSLGNSVKVYNYTPNDKNEDRASRQPLKVIVLDANDNDAFKKFQEILTKVIQKDNKIQAIVLKNVGDKNSNQNVENILSSIPSSIKKLTLFLDNYNATANLRPLEKIKLDELELYSNIDALSDNWSINPNALKNIDYISFDYNNAATFHKNHPSEKIPGSIVFSTLAWDAHDTIQTVDEGLSIVFDSKVYQRIFQGSHGGKGGRPVNLDFSRAKNIKSLKGLSLEKYDKIWNEHVKNWKEDPYAKDDFTGFRPIKFKKLIFGLDQANNFVAKWDDFNGGQLSSRLTFDEPGGAQIEFRDNSGAQTSSPIAIFLSGTPSGDAITEINAFIRAANSRSLLVNHLYVENESVLKQVGSQIGFVQVSVKSAGQNSVESGFLGEV, encoded by the coding sequence ATGAGATTGAGCATTTTACCAAGAGTTTCAAAACGAAAACAAACAATTTTATTAGCAACAACTCCTGCAATAATTGCAACTTTAGTCATTGGATTGTCCCAACAATTAAATCCTTATACAGGTGAAATTCCTAGACCTCAAATAGTTTTTTCTCCCCAAGACAGAAATGAAATTCTGAAAGAACCAGAAAAACCAGTGCAAACTGAAATCGCAAAACCGGAAGTTACTAAAATAGATGTTCCCAAACCAGTAGAAGTAGAAACACCAAAACCAGAACCAAAACCAGTCACATCAACTCCTAAAAAAGCAATAATAGCACCGATAAATCAACCTAGAGTTGAACCTAGACCAATCCCTCGTGAGGAACCAAAAGTAATTAGTCCATCACAAACACAAGTAAATTCCAATCTTGAAAGATTAAAAGCAATTGCACTAGCGCGATATAGCCAAGCAATCGATAATTCAATCAAAGAAGCAAAAGCAAAAATTGCTGGATTTCAACAAGAAATTGACGAAATTAACCGTATTTATGACAACCATTTTGACGATCCGCGCTACAATCGTGATCTTAGATCAACTAAAGTTGAGTGAGAAAATTTTCGTATCCAAAAATTACGAACTTTTATTGGTTCAAATGCGCCTGCATATCAACTCGAGCGTACCCAAAGCGATCTAAAAATACTTGAGCAGTTAAAACAAACAAAAAAATCATTTAATCAAGAAGAAATTAAAATGCTTTTGCGCGGAATGTTGCCTTCTGTTGATTCACCCTATGTTTGGGGTTATGAAAATGAATCTGATAATCCTGTGCTAAATCGACTAAAAGAAGCAAATAAAAAACGGCTAATAAATATTCCCTCATGAGCTTCTCGGACTCCTGGAACAATTTCTGACCTTAGTTATGAAGGTTGAGACCGAAGTGATATTTCTAGTCAATTTAGCGGAATTGATAATTCACTAGGAAATTCAGTAAAAGTTTATAATTATACCCCTAATGATAAAAATGAGGACAGAGCAAGTCGTCAACCACTCAAAGTTATTGTCCTTGATGCTAATGACAATGATGCATTTAAAAAATTTCAGGAAATTTTAACAAAAGTAATCCAAAAAGATAATAAAATTCAAGCTATTGTTCTAAAAAATGTCGGCGATAAAAATTCAAACCAAAACGTTGAGAATATTTTAAGTTCAATTCCATCTTCTATTAAAAAGTTAACACTTTTCCTTGATAATTACAATGCAACAGCTAATTTACGTCCTTTAGAAAAAATCAAACTTGATGAACTTGAACTCTATTCAAATATTGATGCATTATCAGATAACTGGTCAATTAATCCAAATGCACTAAAAAACATTGACTATATTAGTTTTGATTATAATAATGCCGCAACTTTTCATAAAAATCATCCTAGTGAAAAAATACCTGGGTCAATTGTTTTTAGCACTTTAGCCTGAGATGCTCATGATACAATTCAAACTGTCGATGAAGGTCTTTCAATTGTTTTTGATTCAAAAGTTTATCAGCGAATTTTCCAAGGATCTCACGGTGGTAAAGGCGGTCGTCCTGTTAATCTTGATTTTTCACGAGCAAAAAACATCAAATCACTCAAAGGTTTAAGTCTTGAAAAATACGATAAAATCTGAAATGAACATGTTAAAAATTGAAAAGAAGATCCTTATGCAAAGGATGATTTTACCGGATTTCGTCCGATAAAATTTAAAAAGTTAATTTTTGGTCTTGATCAAGCCAACAATTTTGTTGCAAAATGAGACGATTTTAACGGCGGACAATTAAGTTCGCGATTAACCTTTGACGAACCAGGCGGAGCTCAAATTGAGTTTCGCGATAATAGCGGTGCCCAAACTTCAAGTCCAATAGCCATTTTTTTATCCGGAACGCCCAGCGGTGATGCGATAACCGAAATTAACGCTTTTATTAGAGCAGCAAATTCACGTAGTTTATTAGTAAATCATCTTTATGTTGAAAATGAATCAGTTTTAAAACAGGTTGGCTCACAAATTGGTTTTGTTCAAGTTTCAGTTAAAAGTGCTGGACAAAACAGCGTTGAATCTGGATTCTTAGGAGAAGTATAA
- the mip gene encoding Ig-specific serine endopeptidase MIP codes for MKIKFLFPLLSVPFFAIACGSNQQQKLPSEQNQQSQKSTQPEENFTNSPETQLVLQKIDANFESLFGQKSENEFKKFISESQKSVLQLIDNNVKDLGKKQEKISQINNIFSALEKIAKQTQYDLEAQRSTATLTLGALKDIFKEEKPANQQPPQNPQNPQTSEERDKKIAELISNSRPSGQNFSRFSNDGKRTILDQYENDFPEKEWDWYRINSTFSGGGIGFGSTSELEKRPENFPKQKPETIAKLNQKAKESNQPLFENAQFRLFSLPVFDDNGNINKIKFNTYEAGFKTPAWWKSSENSDYTFGGPNRLGLPRKIVSEDYRKLIPNVVSIKIENLVAHEAHPSHNNNPLTRTNFSFGTLGILDYQIPQNSSYPLKWFFLTNAHVANNLQIANDFDKDKHYGRDFSNYNDSDLRLNTQSITLTKLKQTVPLNTILPTSRGANSEDEYYNTVKLDIKENNGKIYNNGLESPELPGLNDQTKVRQKPTQSMNVRTILMGSDVFKFKPSDFSDQQDLQNVDEFLDFAIIEINFNNEAEAKQITEEFYNNHKQNSLKISEFNPFNSDQYSNLEKTPFYSLGYPGSKGDPTISQNDYPTDFALKDYSVSPWINKNFRLFNSRNQNDPLINGGSEFAWSRSYRSFVNIPGISDYFITAPVLAKSFTKLDYFDQTDKKRKSKKYLNGGLGTVIDNYTASGGLSGSPVFFKDGRLYSVVYASDSQASANLTLNLRSYGYDYKGYYGKYNLPKYDLIYGDSSSDAQQQKSYWKALSELYKNESDFKTNLFPEGLSKQKDVFAK; via the coding sequence ATGAAAATTAAATTTTTATTTCCACTTTTATCTGTTCCATTTTTTGCAATCGCTTGTGGTAGCAACCAACAGCAAAAACTACCTTCAGAACAAAATCAGCAAAGTCAAAAAAGCACTCAACCTGAAGAAAATTTTACAAATTCGCCTGAAACACAGTTAGTTTTACAAAAAATTGACGCAAATTTTGAATCACTTTTTGGTCAAAAATCAGAAAATGAGTTTAAAAAATTCATTTCCGAATCACAAAAGTCAGTTTTACAACTTATTGATAATAATGTTAAAGATTTAGGCAAAAAACAGGAAAAAATTAGTCAAATTAACAATATTTTTAGCGCTCTAGAAAAAATTGCAAAACAAACTCAATACGATCTTGAAGCTCAAAGATCAACAGCAACACTAACCTTAGGCGCGCTAAAAGATATTTTTAAAGAAGAAAAACCAGCCAATCAGCAGCCGCCTCAAAACCCCCAAAATCCTCAAACATCAGAAGAACGTGATAAAAAAATTGCTGAATTAATTAGTAATTCTCGTCCTTCTGGTCAAAATTTTAGTCGTTTTTCCAATGATGGCAAGCGCACAATTTTGGATCAATACGAAAATGATTTTCCCGAAAAAGAATGAGATTGGTATCGTATAAATTCAACTTTTAGCGGTGGTGGAATTGGTTTTGGATCTACAAGTGAACTTGAAAAAAGGCCCGAAAATTTTCCAAAACAAAAGCCTGAAACTATTGCAAAATTAAATCAAAAAGCAAAAGAATCAAACCAACCTTTATTTGAAAACGCACAATTTCGCCTTTTTTCCTTACCTGTTTTTGACGATAATGGAAATATAAATAAAATAAAATTCAATACTTATGAGGCAGGATTTAAAACACCGGCTTGATGAAAATCTAGCGAAAATTCTGACTATACTTTTGGTGGCCCAAATCGACTTGGTTTGCCAAGAAAAATTGTTTCTGAGGATTATAGGAAATTAATTCCAAATGTTGTTTCAATAAAAATCGAAAATTTAGTCGCACATGAAGCCCACCCAAGTCATAATAACAATCCATTAACGCGCACAAATTTTTCCTTTGGAACCTTAGGAATTTTAGACTACCAAATTCCGCAAAATTCATCCTATCCACTAAAATGATTCTTTTTAACTAATGCCCACGTGGCAAATAATTTGCAAATCGCCAACGATTTTGACAAAGATAAACATTATGGCCGTGATTTTTCAAATTATAATGATTCTGATCTTCGTTTAAATACACAAAGTATAACTCTTACAAAATTAAAACAAACCGTTCCTTTGAATACAATTTTGCCAACCTCTAGAGGAGCAAACTCTGAAGATGAGTATTATAACACAGTTAAACTTGATATCAAAGAAAACAATGGTAAAATTTACAATAACGGCTTAGAATCTCCAGAATTACCAGGACTTAACGACCAAACAAAAGTCCGCCAAAAACCAACCCAAAGTATGAATGTTAGAACTATTTTAATGGGCTCTGATGTTTTTAAATTCAAACCTAGCGATTTTAGTGATCAACAAGATCTCCAGAATGTTGATGAATTTCTTGATTTTGCAATTATTGAAATAAATTTCAATAATGAGGCCGAAGCTAAACAAATTACTGAAGAATTTTATAATAATCACAAGCAAAATTCGTTAAAAATTTCTGAATTTAATCCGTTTAATTCAGATCAATATTCAAATCTAGAAAAAACCCCTTTTTATAGTTTAGGCTACCCAGGTTCAAAAGGCGACCCTACTATTTCTCAAAACGATTATCCAACCGATTTTGCACTAAAAGATTACAGCGTTTCGCCTTGGATTAATAAAAATTTCCGTCTTTTTAATTCTAGAAACCAAAATGACCCTTTAATTAATGGCGGTTCGGAATTTGCTTGGTCAAGATCTTACCGCAGTTTTGTAAATATTCCCGGAATTAGCGATTATTTTATAACTGCACCAGTATTGGCTAAATCTTTTACAAAACTTGATTATTTTGACCAAACCGATAAAAAACGTAAATCCAAAAAATATTTAAATGGTGGTCTTGGAACTGTTATTGATAATTATACTGCAAGCGGTGGTTTGTCTGGTAGTCCTGTTTTCTTTAAAGATGGTCGACTTTATTCTGTTGTTTATGCCTCAGACTCGCAAGCTTCGGCAAATTTAACATTAAATTTGCGTTCTTATGGCTATGATTATAAAGGTTATTATGGCAAATATAATCTTCCTAAATATGATTTAATTTATGGCGATTCTTCTAGCGATGCTCAGCAACAAAAATCTTATTGAAAAGCCTTATCTGAACTTTATAAAAATGAAAGTGATTTTAAAACTAATTTATTTCCTGAAGGTCTAAGCAAACAAAAAGATGTTTTTGCAAAATAG
- a CDS encoding carbohydrate ABC transporter permease: MFIIKLKILKYISDKKTARVTESINSQVRNRNITSAIWSFLLKFIVLFFFGILIVFPFYFMLVYSLSPEEQILDTRIPVYWPNHFAWDNFVKAAQSGYFAALGITVLVTLISVVAKVFFSMTFGYAFSLRKWKFKQASWVVFLSILVLPETALLIGQYRIMVMLGWNDGFQSIFALTSPFVASVFSGFMFRNAFEEIPDRIKEASMVDGCSGIRYFFKVATPMISPTIWTVGILTAFSAWNSTLWPLLILQSNSADLTTLNTWLLQKVGVADETAQIPGGYFKNIRMAGAILTILPMFIAYFVFRKRIMSAVSRQGSTVKG, translated from the coding sequence ATGTTCATTATAAAATTAAAAATTCTAAAATATATTAGCGATAAAAAAACTGCTAGAGTAACTGAGTCCATTAATTCGCAAGTTCGCAACCGAAATATTACAAGTGCAATTTGAAGCTTTTTACTCAAATTCATCGTGCTTTTCTTTTTTGGAATTTTAATAGTTTTTCCTTTTTATTTTATGTTAGTCTATTCACTTTCACCTGAAGAGCAAATTCTCGACACGCGGATTCCGGTTTATTGACCTAATCATTTTGCCTGGGATAATTTTGTCAAAGCTGCCCAGTCAGGTTACTTTGCCGCTCTTGGAATTACCGTTTTAGTTACTTTAATTTCTGTGGTTGCAAAAGTTTTTTTCTCAATGACTTTTGGCTATGCTTTTTCGCTAAGAAAGTGAAAATTTAAACAAGCTTCTTGAGTTGTTTTCCTTTCAATTTTAGTTCTTCCTGAAACTGCGCTTTTAATTGGACAATACCGAATTATGGTAATGCTTGGTTGAAATGACGGTTTTCAGTCAATTTTTGCCCTAACAAGTCCATTTGTTGCCTCTGTTTTTTCCGGCTTTATGTTTCGAAATGCTTTTGAAGAAATTCCTGATCGAATTAAAGAAGCCTCAATGGTTGATGGTTGTTCTGGGATTAGATATTTCTTTAAGGTAGCCACCCCAATGATATCGCCAACAATTTGAACTGTAGGAATTCTAACTGCTTTTTCAGCTTGAAATTCAACCCTTTGACCACTTTTAATATTACAGTCTAATTCGGCTGATTTAACAACACTAAATACTTGATTATTACAAAAAGTTGGGGTTGCTGATGAAACAGCCCAAATTCCGGGAGGCTACTTTAAAAACATCAGAATGGCCGGTGCGATTTTAACAATTCTACCAATGTTTATTGCTTATTTTGTCTTTCGTAAACGAATAATGAGCGCAGTCTCACGCCAAGGATCAACGGTAAAAGGATAA
- a CDS encoding carbohydrate ABC transporter permease, producing MNLISRYFLKKRIKKTNLELGILDQKQPFWKPFLILLPSILVIFIFTFLPFLYSISKSVSIEINPNIAGNTRFGFDNFVDLITLDTNFHIAIRNSVIYSIAALPLGLIISLIIASTIASLHRKYARGFWQTVFFLPYVTSGIAVSVAFAYIFDSETGFINRLFGISTRWLNSGNPSSFNALLVVLMSGVWRSLAFEVLILTTAMLSVNPTLYKAAAIDGASPVRQFFKITLPSVSRTINFLITIGIIGGIKVFPIGIFANETEAISNGGATLLMYIYKNVRGTPNFAQAGALTIYLFVFGIALSVVVKKFLSTIFLVADKITEKNVHYKIKNSKIY from the coding sequence ATGAACTTAATTAGTAGATATTTCCTAAAAAAGCGAATTAAAAAAACTAATCTTGAACTTGGAATTTTAGACCAAAAACAACCATTTTGAAAGCCTTTTTTAATATTGTTGCCTTCAATTTTAGTTATTTTTATTTTTACTTTTTTACCATTTTTATACTCAATTTCGAAGTCTGTAAGTATCGAAATTAACCCTAATATTGCCGGAAATACGCGATTTGGTTTTGATAATTTTGTTGATTTAATTACACTTGATACTAATTTTCATATTGCAATTCGAAATTCTGTCATTTATTCAATAGCAGCACTACCTCTTGGACTAATAATTAGTTTAATTATTGCCTCAACAATTGCTTCGCTACACCGAAAATATGCCCGTGGATTTTGACAGACTGTCTTTTTTTTACCTTATGTAACCTCAGGTATTGCCGTTTCAGTTGCTTTTGCCTATATTTTTGATAGTGAAACTGGCTTTATTAACCGTCTTTTTGGTATTTCAACAAGGTGACTAAATTCAGGAAATCCTTCATCTTTTAATGCTCTTTTAGTTGTTTTAATGTCTGGAGTTTGAAGAAGTCTTGCTTTTGAAGTTTTAATTTTAACAACCGCAATGCTTTCAGTTAATCCAACACTTTATAAAGCAGCGGCAATTGATGGTGCTAGCCCAGTTCGTCAATTTTTCAAAATTACTTTACCTTCAGTTTCAAGAACAATTAACTTTTTAATTACAATCGGAATTATCGGCGGAATTAAGGTTTTTCCAATTGGTATTTTTGCCAACGAAACTGAAGCAATTAGTAATGGGGGCGCAACTTTACTGATGTATATTTACAAAAATGTGCGCGGAACACCAAACTTTGCCCAAGCTGGTGCCCTAACTATTTATCTTTTTGTTTTTGGAATTGCCCTTTCAGTTGTTGTCAAAAAGTTTTTAAGCACAATATTTTTAGTAGCTGACAAAATTACGGAGAAAAATGTTCATTATAAAATTAAAAATTCTAAAATATATTAG
- a CDS encoding ATP-binding cassette domain-containing protein, with amino-acid sequence MKKTDDNKKIEQNNFESELKKIRQAANSRYKSKFSIPAIEIKDLTIDFGETLAVDSANIKIYKGELVTLLGPSGSGKTTILNAIAGLLNPTSGQIIFNGDDVTRKSPQQRKIGLVFQNYALYPHLNVFGNIAFALHNDPRWKQKAIEKSMLARVNANSIVLAKNGASLEDLEIYKNKLFDYFDIYRQLEHDYNELKAQIYHNLNQLQTDYFLIEAHKQAEIKNLTIDFLKLGKSASIFWAFWKRIFGKKEGEICPIQQAITFRKAYKLKVDKIKKQAKIDKKAHKNKIQEEKYAIKNAPELVRARQNFLEQKALLYEKLEKLEKLQAQFLSNSKIELAKIQQGYKNFTSKTSLKDAESIKLDYEEQIEAFNQRKKEKELWFKTEIENEKNQIKNSGKLANLEQTYLETKKKFLETNTRHSPNLLLLKSLKTKSKTYKKETLKLFLDYERNLINKFSLNTSKLSEQELKQYQEYQNDNISIKEAINRAVLRTAEKVEITKNLAKKPTKLSGGQQQRVAIARGIVRHPDILLMDEPLSNLDAKLRVQTRQWIRKIQTEIGITTVFVTHDQEEAMSISDRIICMSTGYVQQIGTPTELYHNPKNEFVASFLGVPEMNIFDAFYDKETKSVIVDNQIIFELLKDYEHEKIRVGIRAEDLVENEAGNFQGRISVIEYLGKDILAKIDVENIGQISIILRKKPAYEIDEIVKFSIKSGKLHLFDYQTRERIQWT; translated from the coding sequence ATGAAAAAAACAGATGATAATAAAAAAATCGAACAAAATAACTTTGAATCCGAGTTAAAAAAAATTCGGCAGGCCGCAAATAGTCGTTATAAATCAAAATTTTCAATTCCAGCAATTGAAATTAAGGACCTAACAATTGACTTTGGTGAAACACTTGCTGTTGACAGTGCAAATATTAAAATTTACAAAGGTGAACTTGTTACACTTTTAGGACCTTCTGGTTCAGGAAAAACTACAATTTTAAATGCAATTGCTGGTCTTTTGAATCCAACTTCAGGTCAAATTATTTTCAATGGTGATGATGTAACCCGAAAATCACCTCAGCAACGTAAAATTGGTCTTGTTTTCCAAAATTATGCGCTCTATCCGCATTTAAATGTTTTTGGAAACATTGCTTTTGCTTTGCATAATGACCCAAGATGAAAGCAAAAAGCAATTGAAAAATCGATGCTTGCACGTGTAAATGCTAATTCAATTGTTTTGGCTAAAAATGGTGCTTCACTTGAAGATCTAGAAATTTACAAAAATAAACTATTTGATTATTTTGATATTTACCGTCAATTAGAACATGATTATAATGAACTTAAAGCACAAATTTATCACAATTTAAATCAACTTCAAACTGATTATTTTTTAATTGAGGCACACAAACAAGCTGAAATAAAAAATTTAACTATTGATTTCTTAAAATTAGGCAAGTCTGCATCAATTTTTTGAGCTTTTTGGAAAAGAATTTTTGGTAAAAAAGAAGGGGAAATTTGTCCAATCCAACAGGCAATCACCTTTCGAAAAGCTTATAAATTAAAAGTTGACAAAATTAAAAAACAAGCAAAAATTGACAAAAAAGCTCATAAAAACAAAATTCAGGAAGAAAAATACGCAATAAAAAATGCTCCTGAACTAGTTAGGGCTCGTCAAAACTTTTTAGAACAAAAAGCACTTTTATACGAAAAATTAGAAAAACTTGAGAAATTGCAAGCACAATTTCTTAGTAATTCAAAAATAGAGCTGGCTAAAATTCAGCAAGGTTATAAAAATTTTACTAGTAAAACAAGTCTAAAAGATGCTGAATCAATCAAATTAGATTATGAAGAACAAATTGAGGCTTTTAATCAACGAAAAAAAGAAAAAGAGCTTTGATTTAAAACTGAAATTGAAAACGAAAAAAATCAAATTAAAAATTCAGGAAAACTTGCAAATCTTGAGCAAACTTACCTTGAAACCAAAAAGAAATTTCTTGAGACAAATACTCGTCATTCACCGAATTTGTTGCTTTTAAAATCGCTTAAAACTAAATCAAAAACTTACAAAAAGGAAACTTTAAAACTGTTTTTAGACTATGAAAGAAACTTAATTAATAAGTTTTCCCTTAATACTTCGAAACTAAGCGAGCAAGAATTAAAGCAATATCAAGAGTATCAAAATGATAATATTTCAATAAAAGAAGCAATAAATCGTGCTGTTTTACGAACAGCCGAAAAAGTTGAAATAACTAAAAATTTAGCTAAAAAACCAACAAAACTCTCCGGTGGACAACAACAAAGAGTCGCAATTGCCCGTGGAATTGTTCGACATCCTGATATTTTACTAATGGACGAGCCACTTTCAAACTTAGATGCCAAACTAAGAGTCCAAACTCGTCAGTGAATTCGAAAAATTCAAACTGAAATCGGAATAACAACTGTTTTTGTTACTCACGACCAAGAAGAGGCGATGTCAATTTCGGATCGAATTATCTGTATGTCAACTGGATATGTTCAGCAAATTGGAACTCCAACTGAGTTGTATCATAATCCTAAAAATGAATTTGTTGCTTCATTTTTAGGTGTGCCTGAGATGAATATTTTCGATGCTTTTTATGACAAAGAAACTAAAAGTGTCATTGTTGATAATCAAATAATTTTTGAATTACTAAAAGATTATGAGCATGAAAAAATAAGAGTCGGAATTAGAGCTGAAGATTTAGTCGAAAATGAAGCTGGTAATTTTCAAGGCAGAATTAGCGTGATTGAATATTTAGGAAAAGATATTCTTGCCAAAATTGATGTTGAAAATATTGGTCAAATTTCAATAATCTTGCGTAAAAAACCAGCCTATGAAATCGATGAAATTGTCAAATTTAGTATTAAATCAGGAAAATTACATCTATTTGATTATCAAACAAGGGAGCGAATCCAATGAACTTAA
- a CDS encoding thermonuclease family protein yields MKRNFLKLFFASINFTFIPFFIASCTTNQGTQGYFHAQKYYKIEDFSQNPELDLQNQDSQYAKDIAKFLNPNYSWTEEDKLKFKDDILPDSKFFNLQKVQIQKWTDGDTATLKSVGEVLIEPVFNVRIESIDTPEVGTSISGTYKETEGLEAEYAKRATKFAAKMLPVGTEVYFVYPKTGPARSFNRYVGSLFFGHNGFYKSYGVEITKAGLAVPTLQSGFSGITNQTTIYYYNSIKQAAAVENSINKKFGIYEKLKDSNISSLNENLESIYKTRGLAKISDFLVLGEANKDRNVVDWYEFRLENSKDTKSGNNK; encoded by the coding sequence ATGAAAAGAAACTTTTTAAAGCTGTTTTTTGCTAGTATAAATTTTACTTTTATCCCTTTTTTTATTGCTTCTTGCACAACAAATCAAGGCACCCAAGGTTACTTTCACGCCCAAAAATACTATAAAATAGAAGATTTTTCGCAAAATCCTGAGCTTGATTTGCAAAACCAAGATAGTCAATATGCCAAAGACATTGCAAAATTTCTTAATCCAAATTATTCTTGAACTGAAGAAGATAAACTCAAATTTAAAGATGATATTTTGCCTGATTCAAAATTTTTTAACCTCCAAAAAGTTCAAATTCAAAAATGGACTGATGGCGATACTGCAACCTTAAAATCTGTTGGCGAAGTCCTAATTGAACCTGTTTTTAATGTCAGAATTGAAAGTATTGACACTCCAGAGGTAGGTACGTCCATTTCTGGAACTTATAAAGAAACCGAAGGACTTGAGGCTGAATATGCCAAGCGAGCAACTAAGTTTGCCGCAAAAATGTTGCCCGTAGGTACAGAAGTTTATTTTGTTTATCCAAAAACAGGTCCAGCGCGCTCTTTTAATCGTTATGTTGGGAGTTTATTTTTTGGTCATAATGGATTTTATAAATCTTATGGAGTTGAAATAACAAAAGCAGGACTTGCGGTTCCAACTTTGCAATCAGGATTTTCAGGAATAACTAACCAGACTACAATTTATTATTATAATTCAATCAAACAAGCAGCAGCAGTTGAGAATTCTATTAATAAAAAATTCGGAATTTATGAAAAATTAAAAGATTCAAACATATCTTCGCTTAACGAAAATCTTGAATCTATCTATAAAACACGAGGTCTTGCAAAAATTTCTGATTTTTTAGTTCTAGGTGAAGCAAATAAAGATAGAAATGTTGTTGACTGGTATGAATTTAGGTTAGAAAATTCAAAAGATACAAAAAGTGGAAATAATAAATAA